One genomic region from Curtobacterium sp. 9128 encodes:
- a CDS encoding 5-formyltetrahydrofolate cyclo-ligase: protein MIPDLGNEKRALRAELRQRRRTRTTTERDEDTTALTETLQRFAEERQVESIALYLSASDEPNVRPFLNWAFERDIRVLLPITREDGLLDWAVGDGSSETEGIFGMPEVVGEVLSPLAINDVDAILTPAAAVGHDGVRMGWGRGYYDKTLGSMAKRPPVYAVIFDAEYLDEVPREPHDEPVDGIITPSRIITFRS, encoded by the coding sequence ATGATCCCCGATCTCGGCAACGAGAAGCGTGCGCTGCGGGCCGAGCTCCGCCAGCGCCGACGCACCAGGACCACGACCGAACGCGACGAGGACACGACGGCGCTCACCGAGACCCTGCAACGGTTCGCCGAGGAGCGTCAGGTCGAGTCGATCGCCCTCTACCTCTCGGCCTCGGACGAGCCGAACGTCCGACCGTTCCTGAACTGGGCGTTCGAGCGCGACATCCGCGTGCTGCTGCCCATCACCCGCGAGGACGGGTTGCTCGACTGGGCGGTCGGCGACGGGTCGAGCGAGACCGAGGGGATCTTCGGCATGCCCGAGGTCGTCGGCGAGGTGCTGTCCCCGCTCGCGATCAACGACGTCGACGCGATCCTCACCCCGGCCGCCGCGGTCGGACACGACGGCGTCCGGATGGGCTGGGGTCGCGGGTACTACGACAAGACCCTCGGGTCCATGGCGAAGCGTCCGCCCGTCTATGCTGTGATCTTCGACGCGGAGTACCTCGACGAGGTCCCGCGCGAACCCCACGACGAACCCGTGGACGGCATCATCACGCCGTCGCGCATCATCACGTTCCGGAGCTGA
- a CDS encoding FmdB family zinc ribbon protein codes for MPTYSYRCTECDTAFDIKQSFSDATLTECPTCGGVLRKVFSPVGVTFNGGGFYRTDSRPAPKSEGSSSSTPAKSESAKPAPAAAPAAPAAPSKPAAS; via the coding sequence GTGCCCACCTACTCGTACCGCTGCACCGAGTGCGACACCGCGTTCGACATCAAGCAGTCGTTCTCCGACGCCACGCTCACCGAGTGCCCCACGTGCGGCGGTGTCCTGCGGAAGGTGTTCTCGCCGGTCGGCGTGACGTTCAACGGCGGCGGCTTCTACCGGACCGACTCCCGCCCGGCACCGAAGTCCGAGGGCTCGTCCAGCAGCACGCCCGCGAAGTCCGAGTCCGCGAAACCCGCGCCGGCCGCCGCGCCCGCTGCACCCGCTGCACCCTCGAAGCCCGCCGCGTCCTGA
- the mscL gene encoding large conductance mechanosensitive channel protein MscL, with amino-acid sequence MKGFKEFLLRGNVIDLAVAVVIGAAFTAIVTSIVTNVINPLIGAVFNASMLDKTLIVHIPTVSGGDASLKFGAVIGAAINFIIIAAVVYFALILPVNHLIKRTFAKLQKDEEQTPQDVPPTDVEVLVEIRDLLRSQQGRSLDGGAHVAPNDAPEGPGLPSTTKL; translated from the coding sequence GTGAAGGGCTTCAAGGAGTTCCTGCTCCGCGGAAACGTGATCGACCTGGCCGTCGCTGTGGTCATCGGTGCTGCGTTCACCGCGATCGTGACCTCGATCGTCACGAACGTGATCAACCCGCTCATCGGCGCCGTGTTCAACGCGTCGATGCTCGACAAGACGCTGATCGTGCACATCCCGACCGTCTCCGGAGGGGACGCCTCCCTGAAGTTCGGCGCGGTCATCGGCGCGGCGATCAACTTCATCATCATCGCCGCTGTGGTCTACTTCGCGCTGATCCTGCCGGTGAACCACCTGATCAAGCGCACGTTCGCCAAGCTCCAGAAGGACGAGGAGCAGACGCCGCAGGACGTCCCGCCGACCGACGTCGAGGTCCTCGTCGAGATCCGCGACCTCCTGCGCTCACAGCAGGGCCGCTCGCTCGACGGTGGCGCGCACGTCGCACCGAACGACGCCCCCGAGGGCCCGGGGCTGCCGAGCACGACGAAGCTCTAG